TACTGACTCCGCAATAATATCTATACCCGGTTATAAAATGTTTCGTAAAGACAGACAGGGTTCAAAGGGAGGGGGGGTCATGATTTATGCCAAGGACACTTTTATCTGTAATGAAATTCATGTTGCAGATGAGAATGATTTGGAATTTCTTGGTTTAAATGTAACGTTGTCACAGAAATTGTCCTTCACTCTTGTGGTTACAGTATGTATAGACCTCCTTCTTCCAATGCAGATTTTTATGAAAAGCTagacattttattaaaacaactcaACCTTGCAAAGGAACTTAATTTAATTGGGAAGTCAAACAAATCAGGAAAAACTTGAAAACGGTCATGGATAAAATGGATATGGCTCAGGTGATTAAAGGCCCCACAAGCATTACAAACTCTACGAGCACTCAAATTGACATAGCTTTTACAAACAGGCCAGAAAGGATTTTGAAATCTTACAATATGCTTACTGGATTGTCTGATCACAATCTCATCATGGtcaacagaaaattaaataaaaaacatttaaaatctttgCCAGCCACAGAATCCTTTAGGATACCAAAGCAGGAACAACAAACCTTCATGGACTCAATCAATGATGTAAATTGGGATGAATTACTCTCTGGCATAGACTTGGACAAGGATTGTTCTCAATTCTTCAACAAAATACAGCAAATTATTACACAATTTACACGGAAAATTAaattaagggctaaaaaaaatgGTCTTCCCTGGGTAAATCAATCTATTCTGAAACTGATGAAAGAACGAGATAATtccttcaatcaatcaatcaatcttttatttgtatagcgccaaatcataaccaatggtatctcaagacactttacagtagagcagtcttaaggacggactcttcattttatggatacacacatatgcatatatacgtatatacacatacatatgtatcccacacccaacatgaattcatcatgcaaggaaaaccttctgttaagcagcaggaacctcgtgtggatcccattcctatgatgaacagccatccacgttatgctgtgttgggtgtgtgcagaggaaagggtggagacagagttgttgagactctgtaactccacactcaGGATCCCacagacctgcaagacaaaagccagaaggagtacaggagaaaacacacaagggaagaagcagacatagagggagtgtttgagagaggaatgggagcctctccggtccctctctaacctaaatgacctctctcttaacgccctctccaacctctctccaaccgggcatgccagacccccccaccggcagtctatgcctattgcatcttaactatgagctggttcctaactaaaagctttaccaaagaggaatgttttgagcctaaccttaaaggtagagagggtgtctgccccccaaaccgtggttggtagatggttccagagaagtggggcctgataactgaaagctcttcctcctatactacttttagagacaaatggaacaacgagtagtccagcattttgagagcgtagtgttctgggggtattgtatggcactacaagctccttgagatagactggtgcctgtccatttcgGGCTTtgtaagtgagaagaagaatcttgaattctattctatattttatgggaagccaatgcagagaggctaatacaggagtaatgtgatctcttctcctagttttagtcagtacacgtgctgcagcattttgaaccagctgaagtgtcttaagcgacttgctcgggcagcctgctaaaagagaattacaataatccagtcgagaggtaacaaaagcatggactagcttttcggcgtcgccctgagacaggatatatctgattttagcaatgttatgcagatgaaagaaggcagttcttgaagtttgttttatgtgagagttgaaggataagtcctgatcaaatagaaccccaaagtttctaacagttgtgcttcgtgccagagtaatgccatctagggcagttaggctagcataggtttctctatggtgtcgtgggcccagtacaatgacctcagtcttgtctgagttaagaagaagaacattttggtccatccaggccctattgtcctttagacaggcctcaagtttagatagctgatatgtctcacctggcttcattgatacatacagttgggtatcatcagcatagcagtgaaagttaacagagtattttctcataacattaccaagggggatcatatagatacagaagaggattggacctagcacagagccctgaggaaccccgtagcttactttagtgtacacagaagacctattattcacgtgtacaaactggtacctatcagataggtcggacttaaaccagtttagggcagtccctgtgattccaagtaattcctctaatctctagtagaatatagtgatctatagtgtcaaaagctgcactaagatctaataaaaccagcactgagagtcgtccttcatctgaagcccagagtagatcattagttactttaactaaagcagtctctgtgctgtgttaagctctaaaacctgactggaagtcctcaaacaggttgttgttttgaaggaagtcacagagctgagccgccacaactttctcaagaatctttgaaataaaaggaagattagatataggcctgtagtttgctaaagtgctggaatcaagagtaggttttttgagaaggggtttgattacagctactttacaggactgtggcacgtagcctattgatagggatatatttattgtctccaacaaagatgggcagaccaggggaacaacttctttaaacatcttagttgggatcggatctgaaaggcaggtcgatggtttggaggatgaaataatagagttaagttcctgaagtcctatatgtgtgaaacagtttaggttaggcctatttacatttaatggtacagcaggcccaggtgaagacagggagtggctaattttatctctaatcttatgaattttatcgttaaaaaaatgtcataaagtcctcacagctgagggctagaggaatcatgggctcaatagagctctgactttgtgttagcctggctacagtgctgaaaaggtacctcggattatttttattttcttcaattagtgaggaatagtatgtagatcgactatgtcgtaaggctgtcatgtatttactatggctttcttgccagagtattcgtgactcctctgttttattggagcgccacattctctctaatttacgggttgtttgtttgagtgtgtgagtttcagagctaaaccacggagctttcctctgacgtttaatagttttttccctcaatggtgcaattgagtccaaggtggattttagtagactagcagagctatcgacaagcagatccagttgagaggggttataattaatatcatagttatttattggatggtgcactgagtttaaggcagcaggaatggcctctttaaatttagccacagcactattggacagatttctactcgtaactattttattgcacagtgcgagatcctctaggataatgttaaaagatattaaaaagtgatctgatagcagaggattttcagggtagacttttaattcattaatatcaaggccatatgttagaacaagaccaagagtatgatttaaacgatgagtagcttcattaatagtttgaaaaaagccaactgagtctattagggacataaaggctgagctcaggctatcactatctttgtcaacatggatattaaaatctcctactatcagtattttatcagaactgaggactaagtttgatataaactctgagaattctgatagaaattcagaataagggcctggaggacggtaattCCTTGAAGTTGGCTGTAAAATCAGGATATCTTCCAGCCATTTccaaagttgcagaaaaatgggtaGCTGAGCAGATTGTCCAGTACTTAAACAGTAGCTCCCCCTCTTTACATGCAGTTTGGCTTCAGATCCAAACACTCCACTTAAATGGCTACATGCCTTTTTATTGAGAAAATCAAATCTTCTCTTGACAAGGGTGGAGTAGTAGGGGCGGTATTCTTAGATCTCAGGAAAGCTTTAGACACAGTAAACCACTCTGTTCTACTTTCTAAGCTCTCACAATTTAATTTCTCTCGTGAGAGTGTGAGCTGGTTTGAATCATACCTGCATAAACGTACTCAATCTGTATTAATTAACAACAGCAAGTCTGAGTCTCTTAGGCTAACCACCGGGGTTCCTGAGGGCTCAATATTAGGGCCCCTCTTATTTAGCCTTTATATTAATGATTTGCCGACTGTCTGCTCTAAAGTTGAATGTTTGATGTATGCAGATGACACCGTTGTATTTGTTCACCGTCGCTTCAAGGACATTGTTGCAGATAAACTTACCAAAGCAATGACTCTTGTCACATCCTGGCTGCAGGAGAACTGCCTGCAGCTAAATACTTCAAAAACTGTAGGTATGTTTTTTAGTAAAACCAATAGAGCCTCATCTACTCCTGACATACTAGTTGctggagaaaaattacaaattgtaaATCAATACACATTCCTTGGGTTAGTAATAGATTCTCACTTCTCTTTTAAAACCCATGTTgtcaaattatgtaaaaatatcaagTTTAATCTAGCAAATTTCCGCTCAATCCGACATGAAATGTCAACCAAAGCTGCAATAATTTTTCGACATTCCATGATTTTCAGCCACGTTAACTTCTGCCTAACAAGTTGGTCTCAGGCAAGTCAGAGTGCAAAAAGACCTTTGAAAACATTATACAAACAAGCCATTAAAGTCTTGGATAGAAAACCAAGGCACTATCATCACTGTGCCATCCTAAAAAAGTACAACCTTTTATATTAGGACAGTCTCCATAGATATGCAGATCTGAGTCTCATATACAAAGTAACAAATGATTTGGCCCCAGCTCCTCTGGCAGAGTTCGTCAGCCAAAGAAACAGCTCTGAGCGCGTCACTCGAGGCTCTGTAAAAGGCGATTGTGTCATCCCTCTGTGCAGGGATGACACAAGTGCTTTCAGTCGCTCGGCCTGGTCAGTTAGGGGCGCTGCTGAGTGGAACTCAATACCTGAGGAGGTTAAACAGCTAACCACTTACAAGGcctttacaaaaaaattgaaaatttgtcTTATTAACATGTACGTCTGCCAATATTAAAAGTCGAGCATGTTGCGctgcattgtattgtattagATAACGTAGCCTTTTGAAcacgtgttttttgtgtgttttgatatTGCAACAggatttttgcgtgttttaatattgtaacaggtactgttattgttgttattgacttgtaaatgtattgtcatgcttgtattttaatgcctttttacatcttggccaagggactacagatgaaaaatagccttctggctaattctggcttttttttattaaccatgcttgttcatgtgttatatgaaattgcactgtcccctttcaaataaatcaacctaaaaaaaaaaaaaaaaaagctcagaagatcatgtgacaaaaaagaacatttaaaatcgtcagtaaaatcaattaatttaATCAACAAACGCATTACATCAAccacatgaccaaaaatctctctctcaatcatatgcagtagagaaaaaaactgcctttaactttgaattaaaaatgtacacattagatgctgacttcagctctgctggcagtttgttccacttctttgcagcataacaactaaacgcagcatcaccatgtttactgtgagctctgggctccactatctgacctgtgttcatagatctgaaagacctgctgggttcatacctgactaacatgtcactgatgtagtCTGGACCAAACCCACCCCAGATTtaaacaccagcagcagaactttaaagtctattctgaggctgactgggagccagtgtaaagactttaatattgaagtaatgtgctctgacctctttgttctggttaagacctgctggttcagcgttctgaaccagctgtagccgtttgatgctcttttgggggattcctgtaagaagaccattacaatagtccagtctgctggagataaaagcatggaccagtttctcctgatctttctgagtcattaaacctttcactctgtgAAATATACCAGCACCAATATTATTTTGAAATCTTCATCACTATAGTTGAAATTTCCCTACCAACACTAACAAATTACTTCTAGTTTTGCATTTTCGGGCAAGTGTACGATAAAAGAACATTAACCATATTTGTGATGATTGGAGGTGGTGGGTGAATATCATGAGGTAGGGAATGAGCTAGTGTCATCTCCCAGGCATCCACAAGGTGAACATTCATGCCCTGAAACACCGCTTTGAGTGCCTTGTTGCACTGAAGTGAGTACCAGTCACTGTTGAAAATTGAGATCGATAATGACAGAGCTCTTGGGTTTCCACCTCTTATCACTACCAGAGTATCTGGAGCTCTTGTTAACAATCTCAGCACTGCCCTGCGGATGCTCAATAGTCGCCGGATGTAAATTTCCAAGGGAAAATTCCCAAAGTGTGCCCAGACGCTAAGAGCTACGACAGTGTTAGAACCTCCCATTATACTATCAAGTTCGTTGGCAATGTAATGTAACTGACTAGTTGCGATAGGTGTGTATTGAAGAGGAGGTCCATGGCAGTCGTATGTGACAAGGATTCTGTTTTTAAGGTCCAGGGACAACCTTGGACCGGTCGTCTTTTGAGTCTGAGGGTTAAACTCCTCGAGACctagaagaaaaaacaagagttaaatataaatactatATGGGCAGGATTTAGAAAGGTGTAATTACCTCCTATTTTTGTGAGGTAATCAAACCACTGCCTCACAGTAGAGTCTCCATACAGGTGGACCATCTTCCTTCTCAGACATTGAATGATGGATGCAGTGTCAAATTGGTAAATTTGTTTAGTGCCAAGGGATTCCCACACACCTTTGTAATAGAAGCCAGATGGTCTGAACATGCTGTTGCTGTCGTTTTCAGTTGGTTGATCTGGTAAAGGATTTATAAAAGAAGACTGAACATCAAACCACTAAGTTTGTATTCAATTTGGCCAGCAACCCAGACagtctacaaaaaaaaagatctgaGCAAAGTTTCTCTTTAGCCTTTGGCTAAAATTATGCTACGGCCCCCTTCTAGGAGGTCAGTCACAGGTTTGAAGGGCAAAGTCAAAACATTCTGAtggataaaaacatgtttacaaaaacaaagttcCTAAAAAGTAGCATCTGAAACAactcaaagaaacaaaaagggcCTGAGACCCTGGGGAAAAAGTTAACAAAGGTAGGAAGGACACTGGGCCAACTCCATACAGTAACGTTGCACCCAGCGTCCTAGGCAGGGCTAACAAGTGAGTAGTTCGTGGACCACCAATGGGACATTGAACCCATGATCACTGCACTGAGAGATAACTCTACTAGCAAATGCACCATCTAGTGTGGTGTAATATGATGGAAGACTTGAGTAGTTCATCTTTGGCTAATAAATATCAATTTATACTCTCATGCTACTAAGTGGCACCTCAGGTTTTaaaacatgaacacaaaaaatgttgttttaaaaaaaattgtcactgAGTCTATTCTGCCACTAATACATTAAGAGTTAATACTGTATTTGTTGTACCTTTACTTTTTTGATACACAGTGACACTTGAAGATCCAGAAGACTGAACAGGAACTTTCAAGttgatttttctgtaacaaAACACGAAAAGACATTTGTTCCACACATCACAAGCACAAATTTGGTCGTAGCTTGAAAAATTTTAAGCATGTACACCTACACCATAAAAAGTTTATCCTCCTGTGTTTTGAGGGGGAGAAGGTAATCACCCTTGGAATGTTGGATCCTGGTATCACAGCTCAGATTTTTGGGCTTCAGACAGAACCAGGGCTCACCTGTGCGGACATCAGTGAAGTTGCACACTGGCTGCACTGTAGGTTGTAAGCATATGTTGCATACTGTACTTTCAGCAACTGAGCCTAAACGAAAGACACTTTTGAAGGAAACTCTGTCAGGATTCTCCCTATTCAGCCTTTTCAGCACTGTGACAGCCTCGCTGGAATGAACCAGAATCAccttaaaaaagaaatattttgatCTGAAACAGTTTACATGGTCCAGTTTAGTATAAGATTAAAAAATTGACATTGAAACTAATAGCAGATTACATAGATGTTAAAAGAATGTCTTACTTAAAGTTgcgtatgtagaattgtgagacttgtatagacTCAACCacgccccctcccctccctgtttcaaaTTCACCGGCATCATCGTGAACGCGCACAACTATGAGGCACTTAGGAACTTTTTTCTCAAGAGACtattgacaaatgtagggacgttACCTCgagttattggagagttttctgatgctCTAGACATGATGATAACTGACATGAAAACACGTATCT
This genomic window from Gouania willdenowi chromosome 6, fGouWil2.1, whole genome shotgun sequence contains:
- the LOC114465946 gene encoding NXPE family member 3-like isoform X1 yields the protein MNDQSRSTPKVNSLFLPRRGFMLLLLTVCVMLYILSWMNNLQFQRTADPTFIPQAPTVHQSFCAFQPISPEEALEEENILKSIAWPKTSSITSLKNSSNPTCSKFTILPKMGGGQWYIGDQLEVSIIMKDYNCHPKTSGGDFLVAKLKNRDLQAGVSGQVIDHLNGSYTAVFILVWEGQADVEVILVHSSEAVTVLKRLNRENPDRVSFKSVFRLGSVAESTVCNICLQPTVQPVCNFTDVRTGEPWFCLKPKNLSCDTRIQHSKGDYLLPLKTQEDKLFMVKINLKVPVQSSGSSSVTVYQKSKDQPTENDSNSMFRPSGFYYKGVWESLGTKQIYQFDTASIIQCLRRKMVHLYGDSTVRQWFDYLTKIGGLEEFNPQTQKTTGPRLSLDLKNRILVTYDCHGPPLQYTPIATSQLHYIANELDSIMGGSNTVVALSVWAHFGNFPLEIYIRRLLSIRRAVLRLLTRAPDTLVVIRGGNPRALSLSISIFNSDWYSLQCNKALKAVFQGMNVHLVDAWEMTLAHSLPHDIHPPPPIITNMVNVLLSYTCPKMQN